Proteins encoded in a region of the Excalfactoria chinensis isolate bCotChi1 chromosome 16, bCotChi1.hap2, whole genome shotgun sequence genome:
- the CABP1 gene encoding calcium-binding protein 1 isoform X3, translating into MGNCVKSPLRNLSKKIRHEEKTCYKAVQTSEEGPSEYQGPLMVLAQNCAVMHNLLGPACIFLRKGFAENRQPDRELRPEEIEELREAFKEFDKDKDGFINCRDLGNCMRTMGYMPTEMELIELSQQINMNLGGHVDFEDFVELMGPKLLAETADMIGVKELRDAFREFDTNGDGEISTSELREAMKKLLGQQVGHRDIEEIIRDVDLNGDGRVDFEEFVRMMSR; encoded by the exons ATGGGCAACTGTGTGAAGTCTCCACTGAGAAACCTCTCGAAAAAG ATCCGCCATGAGGAGAAGACGTGCTATAAGGCTGTCCAGACGAGCGAAGAGGGGCCGTCGGAGTACCAGGGTCCGCTCATGGTGCTGGCCCAGAACTGCGCCGTCATGCACAACCTGCTGGGGCCAGCATGCATCTTCCTGAGGAAGGGCTTCGCAGAAAACAGGCAGCCT GATAGAGAACTGCGTCCAGAAGAAATTGAAG agctgagagaagCCTTTAAGGAGTTTGATAAAGACAAGGATGGGTTTATTAACTGCAGGGACCTGGGGAACTGCATGCGAACCATGGGCTACATGCCTACGGAAATGGAGCTCATTGAACTCTCCCAGCAGATCAACATGAACT TGGGCGGCCACGTGGATTTTGAAGATTTTGTTGAGCTGATGGGACCAAAGCTGCTGGCAGAAACTGCAGACATGATCGGTGTAAAAGAGCTCCGTGATGCCTTCAGAGAG TTTGACACTAATGGCGATGGGGAGATCAGCACCAGTGAGCTGCGAGAAGCCATGAAGAAGCTTCTAGGGCAGCAGGTGGGTCATCGGGATATTGAAGAGATCATCCGGGACGTGGATCTGAATGGAGATGGGCGCGTTGACTTTGAAG AGTTTGTTCGCATGATGTCCCGCTGA